Proteins found in one Rhizobium sp. BT04 genomic segment:
- a CDS encoding endonuclease/exonuclease/phosphatase family protein: MPDKSIKLLTYNVHSCIGSDRKLDPGRIASVIAEAGADIVALQEVDVSRRRTGGVDQAHAIASLLRMQAHFHPALSIAEEQYGDAIITALPTGAVKAGPLPSIGEQRGALSVEIMLGDRKLLVVNTHLGLRGRERIRQMTTLLNTGWLRGTTDEPLPSILCGDFNAIPSSATYRLAARSLKDAQLTGTTAPRATFPARYPLMRLDHIFVTDDLIVKRADVLENRLTRVASDHLPLLAEIDFA; encoded by the coding sequence ATGCCGGATAAATCGATCAAACTCCTGACCTATAACGTGCACAGCTGCATCGGCAGCGACCGGAAGCTCGATCCCGGCCGCATCGCTTCCGTCATTGCCGAAGCTGGGGCCGATATCGTGGCACTTCAGGAGGTCGATGTCTCGAGGCGCAGGACCGGCGGCGTCGATCAGGCGCATGCGATCGCATCGCTTTTGAGGATGCAGGCGCATTTCCATCCGGCCTTGTCGATCGCCGAAGAGCAGTATGGCGATGCGATCATCACCGCACTGCCGACAGGCGCGGTGAAGGCCGGCCCACTGCCGTCGATCGGGGAACAGCGCGGCGCCCTTTCCGTCGAAATCATGCTCGGCGACAGGAAGTTGCTTGTCGTCAACACCCATCTCGGTCTTCGCGGGCGTGAGCGCATCCGGCAGATGACGACGCTGTTGAATACGGGCTGGCTGCGCGGGACGACGGACGAGCCGCTTCCAAGCATTCTCTGCGGCGATTTCAACGCCATTCCGTCATCGGCGACCTACCGGCTTGCCGCGCGGTCTTTGAAGGACGCCCAGCTCACAGGCACCACCGCGCCGAGAGCGACCTTTCCCGCCCGTTATCCCCTGATGCGCCTCGACCACATCTTCGTCACCGACGATCTCATCGTCAAAAGAGCGGACGTCCTGGAAAACCGACTGACGAGGGTCGCCTCGGACCACCTCCCTCTGCTTGCGGAAATCGACTTCGCCTGA
- a CDS encoding DUF763 domain-containing protein, producing MSQRAGSADLPLHGGRVPHWLGDRMTRLGTLITEAIVHHYGRDEFLRRLAHPFWFQSFGAVMGMDWHSSGITTSVLGALKRGLKPRAGELGLHVCGGRGAHSRKTPQELLSIGERVGLDGDGLATTSRLIAKVDSAALQDGFDLYLHGFIVADDGHWVVVQQGMNGDKRQARRYHWLSEGLESFVDSPHAAIEGRSQGEIVNLADKRAERSRRGQLDLLATLGPDRIIREAAALLRAEEPAPEPAEQPMLPHLIMPAHHDVRESDVNMRRLHGNLAAAADRGPADFQELLLVPGVGARTVKALAMVAEVVHGAPCRFSDPARFSIAHGGKDRHPFPVPLKVYDETIAVMKSAVQKGKLGREEELQALRRLDDQSRQMERYVTGPDLKEIVAGEFRQSADFGGRSVFGWEPPPGNEG from the coding sequence ATGTCACAACGAGCAGGCAGCGCCGATCTTCCCCTTCACGGGGGACGTGTGCCGCATTGGCTCGGCGACCGGATGACGCGGCTCGGCACGTTGATCACCGAGGCGATCGTCCATCACTATGGCCGCGACGAATTCCTGCGCAGGCTCGCGCATCCCTTCTGGTTCCAGTCCTTTGGTGCGGTCATGGGCATGGACTGGCATTCCTCCGGCATCACGACCAGCGTTCTCGGTGCCCTGAAGCGCGGGCTGAAGCCGCGCGCCGGCGAACTCGGCCTGCATGTCTGCGGCGGCCGCGGCGCGCATTCACGTAAGACCCCGCAGGAACTGCTGTCGATCGGCGAGCGTGTCGGTCTCGACGGGGATGGGCTGGCGACGACGAGCCGTCTTATCGCCAAAGTCGACAGCGCCGCACTCCAGGACGGATTCGACCTTTATCTCCACGGCTTCATCGTCGCCGACGACGGCCATTGGGTGGTGGTGCAGCAGGGTATGAACGGCGACAAGCGGCAGGCCCGGCGCTATCACTGGCTGTCGGAAGGGCTGGAGAGTTTCGTCGATTCACCGCATGCGGCAATCGAGGGCAGGAGCCAGGGCGAGATCGTCAACCTTGCCGACAAGCGGGCCGAGCGCTCGCGGCGCGGCCAACTCGATCTGCTGGCGACGCTCGGTCCCGACCGGATCATCCGCGAGGCCGCCGCACTGCTGCGTGCGGAAGAGCCGGCGCCGGAACCCGCCGAGCAGCCGATGCTGCCGCACCTGATCATGCCGGCCCATCACGACGTCCGTGAGAGCGACGTCAATATGCGCCGCCTACATGGAAATCTGGCCGCGGCAGCCGATCGCGGACCGGCGGATTTCCAAGAGCTGCTGCTCGTTCCAGGCGTCGGCGCCCGCACGGTGAAGGCGCTGGCGATGGTGGCGGAAGTCGTCCACGGCGCACCTTGCCGCTTTTCCGATCCGGCACGCTTCTCGATCGCCCATGGCGGCAAGGACCGCCATCCCTTTCCGGTGCCGCTCAAGGTCTATGACGAGACCATCGCCGTGATGAAATCGGCGGTGCAGAAGGGCAAGCTCGGACGGGAAGAGGAGTTGCAGGCGCTGCGGCGCCTGGACGACCAATCCAGGCAGATGGAACGCTACGTGACCGGCCCCGACCTCAAGGAAATCGTCGCCGGCGAATTCCGCCAATCCGCCGATTTCGGCGGGCGCAGCGTCTTCGGCTGGGAGCCGCCGCCGGGTAATGAGGGCTAG
- a CDS encoding lysylphosphatidylglycerol synthase domain-containing protein, translating into MNLKSIIWNGLLVAALCLAIFLLYRIFQQYSLEQIVQSVRSIPFSTFCMALLFAAASYLCLGCFDLLAIRSLGKSLPYRKIALASFISLSLGHNIGFAGLSSGAFRYRFYSRWGLAAEDVAKIILFCGVTVGLGLMTLGGLAMIVNPGDAGRLLRIDPGSVRIFGAVALIVPVVYAGLAFFIRGTLRLWRWSFQLPRFSIAVGQIGVGTVNFTLVSACLHQMLSAFGDVAFFRSVTAYVLANSAILATHVPGGLGVLEATVSYAVPKEASIGALIAFRCAYFFIPLALGSTLLVISEVIFRRRSRGADEEADERAEAQSV; encoded by the coding sequence ATGAACTTGAAAAGCATAATCTGGAATGGACTGCTGGTAGCCGCCCTTTGTCTTGCGATCTTTCTTCTCTATCGCATATTTCAACAGTACAGCCTGGAGCAGATCGTCCAGTCGGTTCGGAGCATCCCTTTTTCGACTTTCTGCATGGCGCTTCTCTTTGCCGCGGCATCCTATCTCTGCCTCGGCTGCTTCGATCTCCTGGCGATCCGTTCACTCGGCAAGTCCTTGCCTTATCGAAAGATCGCGCTGGCTTCGTTCATCAGTCTTTCGCTCGGCCACAATATCGGCTTTGCCGGCCTGAGCAGCGGCGCCTTCCGCTATCGTTTCTATTCGCGCTGGGGGCTGGCGGCGGAGGACGTGGCGAAGATCATCCTGTTTTGCGGCGTCACGGTAGGGTTGGGGCTGATGACGCTTGGCGGTCTCGCCATGATCGTCAATCCCGGCGATGCCGGCCGCCTGCTGCGCATCGATCCGGGAAGTGTGCGCATCTTCGGCGCGGTAGCGCTGATCGTGCCGGTTGTCTATGCGGGCCTGGCGTTTTTCATCCGCGGCACGTTGCGGCTGTGGCGCTGGTCGTTTCAGCTGCCGCGATTTTCGATCGCGGTCGGGCAGATCGGGGTGGGGACAGTCAACTTCACGCTTGTGTCCGCCTGCCTGCACCAGATGCTTTCGGCCTTCGGCGACGTCGCCTTCTTCCGGTCGGTGACGGCTTACGTGCTCGCCAATTCGGCAATCCTCGCAACCCACGTGCCGGGCGGTCTCGGCGTGCTCGAGGCGACCGTCTCCTATGCCGTGCCGAAGGAAGCGTCGATCGGCGCGCTGATTGCGTTCCGGTGCGCTTATTTCTTCATTCCGCTGGCGCTCGGCTCTACGCTTCTCGTCATCAGCGAGGTGATCTTTCGGCGGAGATCACGCGGGGCGGATGAGGAGGCGGACGAGCGCGCCGAGGCCCAGTCGGTCTAA
- a CDS encoding phospholipase D-like domain-containing protein, which translates to MTTFETIFNDPNLPQTKSQRPGDRQKPESGALRLKGSAAKAAFLINGNSYFAELARTLRQARRTVWIVGWDFNPDIRMEPEKSDETLADILHALAAANPELEIRILIWTLGPIYSEKSLQVLRKKTFPRNARIDLRFELQPTLRGCHHQKLVCIDDAVAFIGGIDLTSRRWDTRRHRAVEKLRRDPEGVSYDPLHDVQAMVTGDAARLIGDIARQRWENATGESHLPLADKIAFAWPDDLAISMREIPVSFALTEPSTAFRPGISDGIAMTLDVIARARRLLYIEAQYLASFRVANAIAARLQEEDGPEVVIICTRSSHGLIEKLVMGGNRDRVIRRLKRADRADRLRVYYAVVPRPTVPGPVAPGEGAEVEVLVHSKLLIADDELVRIGSSNLNNRSEGLDCECDMLFEAGNDEHRRAIADLRNRLLSEYLGTTSERFAAAFAQSASVIEAVGALNDGPRGLREFAVELSGSISPISGTALFDPVRPFAPLDRLGLGALVRLLIRPA; encoded by the coding sequence ATGACGACATTCGAAACCATCTTCAATGACCCGAACTTACCCCAGACAAAATCACAACGACCAGGCGATCGCCAAAAACCGGAGAGCGGCGCGTTGCGCCTGAAAGGGAGCGCTGCCAAGGCAGCCTTCCTAATCAACGGCAACAGCTATTTCGCCGAACTGGCGCGCACGCTGCGGCAGGCGCGGCGCACCGTCTGGATCGTCGGGTGGGATTTCAATCCCGACATCCGGATGGAGCCGGAAAAATCCGACGAAACATTGGCCGACATCCTGCACGCCTTGGCAGCGGCAAATCCCGAGCTCGAAATACGCATCCTCATCTGGACGCTCGGGCCGATCTATTCGGAAAAGTCCCTGCAGGTGCTGCGAAAAAAGACCTTTCCCAGGAATGCGCGGATCGATCTGCGCTTCGAGCTTCAACCGACCTTACGCGGCTGCCACCATCAGAAACTCGTCTGCATCGACGATGCCGTCGCCTTTATCGGCGGCATTGACCTGACGTCGCGGCGATGGGATACAAGACGCCATCGCGCCGTGGAGAAACTGCGGCGCGATCCCGAGGGCGTTTCCTACGATCCGCTGCATGACGTCCAGGCAATGGTCACCGGCGACGCCGCCAGGCTGATCGGCGATATCGCAAGGCAGCGCTGGGAAAACGCCACCGGCGAAAGCCACCTGCCGCTTGCAGACAAGATCGCCTTTGCCTGGCCCGACGATCTCGCCATTTCCATGAGGGAGATCCCGGTCAGCTTCGCGCTGACGGAGCCCTCGACCGCTTTTCGCCCCGGCATCAGCGACGGCATCGCCATGACATTGGACGTCATCGCCCGGGCGCGGCGGCTGCTTTACATCGAGGCGCAATATCTCGCCTCCTTCCGCGTCGCGAACGCCATTGCCGCGCGGCTGCAGGAGGAAGACGGTCCCGAGGTCGTCATCATCTGTACGCGCAGCTCTCACGGATTGATCGAAAAGCTGGTCATGGGCGGCAATCGCGACCGCGTCATCCGCCGTCTCAAGCGAGCGGATCGCGCCGACCGTCTGCGCGTCTATTATGCCGTCGTGCCTAGGCCAACCGTGCCCGGGCCAGTCGCGCCTGGAGAGGGCGCCGAGGTGGAAGTGCTCGTCCATTCCAAACTGTTGATCGCCGATGACGAACTGGTGCGCATCGGCTCCTCCAACCTCAACAATCGCTCGGAAGGGCTGGATTGCGAATGCGACATGCTGTTCGAAGCCGGCAACGACGAACACCGCAGGGCGATCGCTGATCTGCGCAATCGCCTGCTGTCGGAATATCTCGGAACCACCTCCGAACGCTTTGCCGCAGCCTTTGCGCAAAGCGCCTCGGTCATCGAAGCGGTCGGCGCGCTTAATGACGGGCCTCGGGGCTTGCGGGAATTCGCCGTCGAACTGTCGGGCAGCATCTCGCCGATTTCAGGCACCGCGCTCTTCGACCCGGTTCGACCCTTCGCGCCCTTAGACCGACTGGGCCTCGGCGCGCTCGTCCGCCTCCTCATCCGCCCCGCGTGA